A part of Bacillus thuringiensis genomic DNA contains:
- the tilS gene encoding tRNA lysidine(34) synthetase TilS, with the protein MKDTFVEKVDDFVKQHDVLKERSTIVVGVSGGPDSLALLYYLLEKRAAKQFEIVVAHVDHMFRGDESHEDLQFVQNLCKGLGVICETIRINVSQYQQQYGMNAQVAARECRYAFLERIMKKYDARYVALGHHGDDQVETILMRLVRGSTPEGYAGIAVKRPFHNGYLIRPLLGVTKEEIVDYCDKLKIIPRIDPSNKKEVYTRNRLRKYVIPHLKEENPQVHEKFQKFSVQMQEDEAYLQELAFEKMNKVITKKSDKQISLSIPAFESMSMPLQRRGIQLILNYLYEYKVPSSLSSIHIDKVIEFFKRTQPSGSLDFPGDLKIVRTYEECSFGFKQGIVSPFSQDLSVPGTITLSNGDKLVIEVSEDIPSNMNETVFVAKYNDISYPLRIRSRENGDRMSIQGMNGTKKIKTIFIEAKVPREKREEWPIVCDASGNIIWVPLLKRSAFAISKEMAKKDKYMIIHYKSKESSGRIMK; encoded by the coding sequence TTGAAAGATACATTTGTTGAGAAGGTAGATGACTTTGTAAAGCAGCATGATGTATTAAAGGAACGTTCAACGATTGTCGTAGGGGTTTCTGGTGGTCCTGACTCTTTGGCTCTTCTATATTATTTGTTAGAAAAAAGAGCAGCAAAACAATTTGAAATTGTAGTGGCACATGTGGATCATATGTTTAGAGGTGATGAATCTCATGAGGACCTACAGTTTGTGCAGAACCTTTGTAAAGGGTTGGGAGTTATTTGCGAAACGATAAGGATTAATGTGTCGCAATATCAACAGCAATACGGAATGAATGCACAGGTTGCTGCTAGAGAATGCAGATATGCATTTTTGGAAAGAATAATGAAGAAATATGATGCGAGATATGTAGCTCTTGGACATCATGGTGATGATCAAGTAGAGACGATTTTAATGCGCCTTGTACGAGGGAGTACTCCGGAAGGATATGCAGGAATTGCAGTGAAGCGTCCTTTTCATAATGGGTATTTAATTAGGCCGTTACTTGGAGTAACGAAGGAAGAAATTGTTGATTACTGTGATAAGCTAAAAATAATTCCCCGTATAGATCCAAGCAATAAAAAGGAAGTATATACAAGGAATCGATTACGTAAATATGTCATTCCTCATTTGAAAGAAGAAAATCCACAAGTGCATGAGAAATTTCAAAAATTTAGCGTGCAGATGCAAGAGGATGAGGCTTATTTGCAGGAATTAGCTTTTGAGAAAATGAATAAAGTAATTACAAAAAAAAGTGATAAACAAATTAGCTTATCAATTCCTGCCTTTGAATCCATGTCTATGCCTTTACAAAGAAGAGGGATTCAACTAATATTAAACTATCTTTATGAATATAAGGTTCCATCTTCTCTTTCCTCTATACATATTGACAAAGTGATTGAGTTTTTTAAGCGGACACAACCTTCGGGTTCACTTGATTTCCCAGGTGATTTAAAAATTGTTCGCACATACGAGGAGTGTAGCTTTGGATTTAAACAAGGAATTGTTTCTCCTTTTTCACAAGATTTATCAGTACCCGGGACAATTACGCTATCGAACGGGGATAAACTTGTAATAGAGGTGAGCGAAGATATACCAAGTAACATGAATGAAACAGTATTTGTTGCTAAGTATAATGATATATCATATCCACTTCGTATTCGTTCTAGGGAAAATGGAGATCGTATGTCAATACAAGGTATGAATGGCACAAAAAAGATAAAAACTATTTTTATCGAAGCAAAAGTACCAAGAGAAAAAAGAGAAGAATGGCCGATCGTTTGTGATGCAAGTGGTAATATTATTTGGGTACCCTTGTTGAAGCGATCTGCATTTGCTATTTCGAAAGAGATGGCAAAGAAGGATAAATATATGATTATTCACTACAAAAGCAAGGAGTCTTCCGGGAGGATAATGAAATGA
- the hpt gene encoding hypoxanthine phosphoribosyltransferase, with protein MMNQDIEKVLISEEQIQEKVRELGAIIAEDYKNTVPLAIGVLKGAMPFMADLLKRTDTYLEMDFMAVSSYGHSTVSTGEVKILKDLDTSVEGRDILIVEDIIDSGLTLSYLVDLFKYRKAKSVKIVTLLDKPTGRKVDLKADYVGFTVPHEFVVGYGLDYKEQYRNLPYVGVLKPSVYSN; from the coding sequence ATGATGAATCAAGATATCGAAAAAGTATTAATTTCTGAAGAACAAATACAAGAAAAGGTGCGCGAATTAGGTGCAATTATTGCAGAGGATTATAAAAACACAGTACCTCTTGCGATTGGTGTATTAAAAGGCGCAATGCCATTCATGGCAGATTTATTAAAGAGAACAGATACATATCTTGAAATGGATTTTATGGCTGTATCTAGTTACGGTCACTCTACTGTTTCAACAGGCGAAGTGAAAATTTTAAAAGATCTTGATACTTCTGTAGAAGGTCGCGATATTTTAATCGTTGAAGATATTATTGATAGCGGTCTTACGCTAAGTTACTTAGTAGACCTATTTAAATATCGTAAAGCGAAGTCTGTAAAAATTGTTACGTTATTAGATAAACCGACAGGCCGCAAGGTTGACTTGAAAGCGGATTATGTTGGATTTACTGTTCCGCATGAATTTGTTGTAGGATATGGATTAGATTATAAAGAGCAGTACCGTAATCTTCCTTATGTAGGAGTATTAAAACCAAGTGTTTACTCAAATTAA
- the ftsH gene encoding ATP-dependent zinc metalloprotease FtsH: protein MNRIFRNTIFYLLIFLVVIGIVSYFNGSTQKTTSVSYDKFITKLEKGEVRNVQLQPKNGVFEVKGQFNNSSQGEQFVTYAPNTEELQKKINDKAQGAEVKYQPAEETSAWVTFFTSIIPFVIIFILFFFLLNQAQGGGSRVMNFGKSKAKLYNDEKKKVRFRDVAGADEEKQELVEVVEFLKDPRKFAEVGARIPKGVLLVGPPGTGKTLLARAVAGEAGVPFFSISGSDFVEMFVGVGASRVRDLFENAKKNAPCIIFIDEIDAVGRQRGAGLGGGHDEREQTLNQLLVEMDGFGANEGIIIIAATNRPDILDPALLRPGRFDRQITVDRPDVNGREAVLKVHARNKPLADNINLRAIATRTPGFSGADLENLLNEAALVAARQDKKKIDMSDIDEATDRVIAGPAKKSRVISEKERNIVAFHEAGHTVIGVVLDEADIVHKVTIVPRGQAGGYAVMLPKEDRYFMTKPELLDKITGLLGGRVAEEIVFGEASTGAHNDFQRATGIARRMVTEFGMSDKLGPMQFGSSQGGQVFLGRDFHSEQNYSDAIAHEIDVEMQTIIKECYARANQILTEKRDKLDLIAKTLLEVETLDAEQINHLYDYGRLPERPTSSDDVKVNINMKKDDEDVEDK from the coding sequence ATGAATCGTATCTTCCGTAATACCATCTTTTATTTACTGATATTCCTAGTAGTAATTGGAATCGTGAGCTATTTTAATGGTTCGACACAAAAAACGACATCAGTTAGCTACGATAAATTCATTACTAAACTAGAAAAAGGTGAAGTGCGTAATGTGCAACTTCAACCGAAAAATGGTGTATTTGAGGTAAAAGGACAATTTAACAACTCTAGCCAAGGAGAACAATTTGTTACTTATGCACCAAATACTGAGGAATTACAAAAGAAAATTAATGACAAAGCGCAAGGTGCTGAAGTTAAGTATCAACCAGCAGAAGAAACAAGTGCTTGGGTAACGTTCTTTACTTCTATCATTCCGTTCGTCATTATCTTCATTTTATTCTTCTTCTTATTAAACCAGGCTCAGGGCGGCGGTAGCCGTGTTATGAACTTCGGGAAAAGTAAGGCGAAGTTATATAATGACGAAAAGAAAAAAGTTCGTTTCAGAGATGTTGCTGGAGCGGATGAAGAGAAACAAGAGCTTGTTGAGGTAGTTGAATTCTTGAAAGATCCTCGTAAGTTCGCTGAAGTTGGTGCCCGTATTCCGAAGGGTGTTCTATTAGTAGGACCTCCAGGTACAGGTAAAACTTTACTAGCACGTGCCGTTGCAGGTGAGGCAGGCGTTCCATTCTTCTCTATCAGTGGTTCTGATTTCGTAGAGATGTTCGTCGGTGTCGGTGCATCCCGTGTACGTGATTTATTCGAAAATGCAAAGAAAAATGCTCCTTGTATCATTTTCATTGATGAAATTGATGCGGTAGGACGTCAACGTGGCGCAGGTCTTGGCGGTGGCCATGATGAGCGTGAGCAAACGCTGAACCAATTACTTGTTGAAATGGATGGATTCGGTGCAAACGAAGGTATTATTATCATCGCTGCAACAAACCGACCTGATATTCTTGACCCAGCATTATTACGTCCAGGTCGTTTTGACCGTCAAATTACAGTAGATCGTCCAGATGTAAATGGTCGTGAAGCTGTACTTAAAGTACATGCTCGTAATAAACCGCTTGCTGATAATATCAACTTAAGAGCAATTGCAACTCGTACACCAGGGTTCTCTGGTGCCGATCTTGAAAACTTATTAAACGAAGCTGCTTTAGTAGCTGCGCGTCAAGATAAGAAGAAAATTGATATGAGTGACATTGATGAAGCGACGGATCGTGTTATTGCAGGTCCAGCTAAGAAAAGCCGTGTTATCTCTGAAAAAGAACGTAATATCGTTGCATTCCATGAAGCTGGCCATACTGTAATTGGTGTTGTCCTTGATGAAGCAGATATCGTTCATAAAGTAACAATTGTCCCTCGTGGTCAAGCAGGTGGATATGCAGTAATGCTTCCGAAAGAAGATCGTTACTTCATGACAAAACCAGAGTTACTTGATAAAATCACTGGTTTACTTGGTGGTCGAGTAGCTGAAGAGATTGTGTTTGGTGAAGCAAGCACAGGTGCTCACAACGACTTCCAACGTGCGACTGGTATTGCAAGACGTATGGTTACGGAATTCGGTATGAGTGATAAGCTGGGACCGATGCAATTCGGTAGCTCACAAGGTGGTCAAGTGTTCTTAGGAAGAGATTTCCATTCGGAACAAAACTACAGTGATGCAATTGCACATGAAATTGATGTGGAAATGCAAACGATTATAAAAGAATGTTATGCTCGCGCGAACCAAATTCTTACTGAAAAACGTGATAAGCTAGATCTTATTGCGAAAACGTTACTTGAAGTAGAAACGTTAGATGCAGAGCAAATCAATCATTTATATGATTACGGCAGATTACCAGAGCGTCCAACATCTTCGGATGATGTGAAAGTAAACATCAATATGAAGAAGGACGATGAAGACGTAGAAGATAAGTAA
- a CDS encoding type III pantothenate kinase yields MIFVLDVGNTNAVLGVFEEGELRQHWRMETDRHKTEDEYGMLVKQLLEHEGLSFEDVKGIIVSSVVPPIMFALERMCEKYFKIKPLVVGPGIKTGLNIKYENPREVGADRIVNAVAGIHLYGSPLIIVDFGTATTYCYINEEKHYMGGVITPGIMISAEALYSRAAKLPRIEITKPSSVVGKNTVSAMQSGILYGYVGQVEGIVKRMKEEAKQEPKVIATGGLAKLISEESNVIDVVDPFLTLKGLYMLYERNANLQHEKGE; encoded by the coding sequence ATGATTTTTGTATTGGATGTAGGGAACACAAATGCTGTACTAGGCGTGTTTGAAGAGGGGGAACTTCGTCAACATTGGCGCATGGAAACAGATCGTCATAAGACAGAAGATGAATATGGAATGCTTGTAAAGCAGTTGCTTGAGCATGAGGGTCTTTCGTTTGAAGATGTGAAAGGTATTATCGTGTCTTCAGTCGTACCACCAATTATGTTTGCTTTAGAGCGCATGTGTGAAAAGTATTTTAAAATTAAACCGCTTGTAGTAGGTCCTGGAATAAAAACGGGGCTAAATATTAAATATGAAAATCCACGTGAAGTAGGCGCGGACCGAATTGTAAATGCAGTAGCAGGAATCCACTTATATGGAAGTCCGCTTATTATTGTCGATTTTGGTACGGCTACTACATATTGTTATATTAACGAAGAAAAGCATTATATGGGTGGAGTTATTACGCCGGGAATTATGATTTCAGCAGAGGCTTTATATAGTAGAGCGGCAAAACTTCCTCGTATTGAAATTACAAAGCCAAGCAGTGTTGTTGGAAAGAATACGGTAAGTGCGATGCAATCTGGTATTCTTTATGGTTATGTTGGACAAGTGGAAGGTATTGTTAAGCGTATGAAAGAGGAAGCTAAACAAGAACCGAAAGTTATTGCAACAGGTGGATTGGCGAAATTAATTTCAGAAGAATCGAATGTAATTGATGTTGTAGATCCATTCTTAACATTAAAAGGTTTGTATATGTTATACGAGCGTAATGCAAATTTACAGCATGAGAAAGGTGAATAA
- the hslO gene encoding redox-regulated molecular chaperone HslO, whose translation MKDYLVKALAFDGEVRAYSVRTTNTVSEAQKRHDTWRTASAALGRSLTAGTIMGAMLKGDQKLTIKVEGNGPIGPILVDAHANGDVRGYVTNPHVDFEGTEQGKLRVYQAVGTEGFVTVIKDIGMREPFVGQSPIVSGELGEDFTYYFAVSEQTPSSVGVGVLVNGDDSILAAGGFILQIMPGAQEETISFIEDRLQKIPPVSTLIEQGLSPEEVLYAVLGEDKVKVLETMDVQFNCTCSRERIESVLISLGKTELEQIREEDEETEVHCHFCNERHKFSKEDITNLIENL comes from the coding sequence ATGAAAGATTATTTAGTAAAAGCGTTAGCATTTGATGGAGAAGTACGTGCGTATAGTGTACGTACAACAAACACGGTAAGTGAGGCCCAAAAACGTCATGATACGTGGAGAACAGCTTCAGCAGCACTTGGTCGCTCTTTAACTGCCGGAACAATAATGGGAGCGATGTTAAAAGGTGACCAAAAGTTAACAATTAAGGTAGAAGGTAACGGTCCGATTGGCCCGATCTTAGTAGATGCTCATGCAAATGGAGATGTACGTGGCTATGTAACGAATCCGCATGTTGATTTTGAAGGAACAGAACAAGGGAAATTACGTGTATATCAAGCGGTTGGTACAGAAGGATTTGTAACAGTAATTAAAGATATTGGTATGCGTGAGCCGTTTGTCGGCCAATCTCCAATCGTTTCGGGAGAATTAGGAGAAGACTTCACGTATTATTTCGCAGTTTCTGAGCAGACACCTTCTTCTGTAGGTGTTGGTGTTCTTGTAAATGGAGATGACAGCATATTAGCAGCAGGTGGATTTATTCTTCAAATTATGCCAGGCGCACAGGAGGAAACAATCTCATTCATTGAAGATCGTTTGCAAAAAATTCCTCCTGTATCAACATTGATCGAACAGGGGCTGTCTCCAGAAGAGGTACTATATGCAGTCCTTGGGGAAGATAAAGTAAAAGTATTAGAAACGATGGATGTTCAATTTAATTGTACGTGCTCACGCGAACGTATTGAGAGTGTGTTAATTAGTTTAGGTAAAACAGAGTTAGAGCAAATTCGTGAAGAAGACGAAGAGACAGAAGTTCATTGCCATTTCTGTAATGAACGACATAAGTTCTCTAAAGAAGATATTACAAATTTAATTGAGAATTTGTAA
- the cysK gene encoding cysteine synthase A, with amino-acid sequence MRVAQSVSELIGKTPIVKLNRIVESDSADIYLKLEFMNPGSSVKDRIALAMIEDAEKKGLLKEGDTIIEPTSGNTGIGLAMVAAAKGYKAILVMPETMSIERRNLLRAYGAELVLTPGPEGMGGAIRQATELAKEHGYFIPQQFKNQSNPEIHRLTTGPEIVEQMGDQLDAFIAGIGTGGTITGAGEVLKEAYKDIKIYAVEPADSPVLSGGKPGPHKIQGIGAGFIPETLDVEVYDEIVQVKTEQAFEYARRVAKEEGILVGISSGAVIYAATEIAKKLGKGKKVLVIIPSNGERYLSTPLYQFES; translated from the coding sequence ATGCGAGTGGCACAATCAGTTTCAGAATTAATCGGGAAAACGCCGATCGTTAAGTTGAACCGCATCGTAGAATCAGACAGCGCAGATATATACTTAAAATTAGAATTTATGAATCCGGGGAGCAGTGTTAAAGATCGTATTGCATTAGCTATGATTGAAGATGCTGAAAAAAAAGGATTATTAAAAGAAGGCGATACAATCATTGAACCGACAAGTGGTAACACAGGAATTGGTTTAGCGATGGTAGCGGCCGCTAAAGGATATAAGGCAATTTTAGTAATGCCAGAAACAATGAGTATTGAGCGTCGTAATTTATTACGTGCTTACGGTGCAGAATTAGTATTGACTCCAGGGCCTGAAGGAATGGGTGGAGCGATTCGTCAAGCGACTGAATTAGCAAAAGAGCATGGCTACTTTATACCGCAACAGTTCAAAAACCAATCGAATCCAGAAATTCATCGTTTAACAACAGGGCCAGAAATTGTTGAACAAATGGGCGACCAATTAGATGCGTTTATTGCAGGCATTGGTACAGGTGGAACGATTACTGGTGCTGGTGAAGTACTGAAGGAAGCGTATAAAGATATTAAAATTTATGCAGTAGAACCTGCGGATTCACCAGTATTATCTGGTGGGAAACCGGGTCCACATAAAATCCAAGGAATCGGGGCGGGATTCATCCCGGAGACATTGGATGTAGAAGTATATGATGAAATTGTTCAAGTGAAAACAGAGCAAGCATTTGAATATGCAAGAAGAGTGGCTAAAGAAGAAGGTATTTTAGTGGGTATCTCTTCTGGAGCAGTTATTTATGCAGCAACAGAAATTGCGAAAAAGTTAGGTAAAGGGAAAAAGGTACTTGTTATTATCCCGAGTAACGGTGAACGTTATTTAAGTACACCACTTTATCAATTTGAGTCTTAA
- the pabB gene encoding aminodeoxychorismate synthase component I, translating into MQRRKSLALSIPYQLDFFKQYKFLSKDKPQHILLESGRGGRYNIVGLNPVAVIQGKGETLHISESGKETIKQGNPLDLMQEYMERWETDYNPEYPPFQGGAIGYFSYDCIRYIEKLPSLAKDDINIPDIFFLLFDDVFVYDQEEKVLWIITHYVDKYEEAKERLNEWKILWTTEAPEVTMPFVCPEKKSEAVAFTEEGFMKAVECIQEYIGAGDVFQVNLSTRQERTLQTHPLEIYTSLREINPSPYMGYLELGDFQIVSGSPELLIKKQGTEVSTRPIAGTRSRGANEQEDEELARELIENEKERAEHVMLVDLERNDLGRVCKYGTVEVDEFMVIEKYSHVMHIVSNVRGEVEEDKDAFDLVKAVFPGGTITGAPKIRTMEIIEELEPVRRGIYTGSIGWIGYSGDTELNIVIRTLLAKDGKAHVQAGAGIVIDSNPENEYKESLKKAIALWRAKERSEETVR; encoded by the coding sequence ATGCAACGAAGAAAATCTTTAGCGCTTTCTATTCCATATCAGTTAGATTTCTTTAAGCAGTATAAATTTCTTTCTAAGGATAAACCGCAACATATTTTGTTAGAGAGTGGACGTGGCGGTCGTTATAACATTGTGGGGTTGAACCCAGTAGCGGTAATTCAAGGGAAGGGTGAAACGTTACATATAAGTGAAAGTGGTAAGGAAACAATAAAGCAAGGAAATCCATTAGATTTAATGCAGGAATATATGGAGCGATGGGAAACAGATTATAATCCGGAGTACCCGCCATTTCAAGGTGGTGCAATTGGTTACTTTAGTTATGATTGCATCCGTTATATTGAAAAACTCCCTTCTCTTGCGAAGGATGATATTAATATACCTGATATATTCTTTTTATTATTTGATGATGTGTTTGTGTATGATCAAGAAGAAAAAGTATTATGGATTATTACACATTATGTCGATAAGTATGAAGAGGCAAAAGAGCGATTAAATGAATGGAAGATTCTTTGGACGACAGAAGCGCCGGAAGTGACTATGCCGTTTGTGTGCCCTGAAAAGAAAAGCGAAGCAGTTGCTTTTACTGAAGAAGGCTTTATGAAGGCAGTTGAATGTATTCAAGAATATATTGGGGCTGGTGATGTATTCCAAGTAAACTTGTCGACGAGACAAGAAAGAACGTTACAAACACACCCGCTAGAAATTTATACAAGTCTTCGTGAAATTAATCCATCTCCATATATGGGTTACTTGGAGCTTGGAGATTTTCAAATTGTTAGTGGATCGCCAGAGTTGTTAATTAAGAAACAAGGAACAGAAGTAAGTACAAGACCAATTGCTGGAACGAGATCTAGAGGTGCGAATGAGCAAGAGGATGAAGAATTAGCAAGAGAATTAATTGAGAATGAAAAAGAAAGAGCGGAGCACGTCATGCTTGTAGATTTAGAACGAAATGATTTAGGGCGTGTTTGTAAATATGGCACTGTAGAAGTAGATGAATTTATGGTAATTGAGAAATACTCACATGTTATGCATATTGTTTCTAACGTACGTGGTGAGGTGGAAGAAGATAAAGATGCTTTTGATTTAGTGAAGGCTGTATTCCCTGGGGGAACAATTACTGGTGCCCCGAAAATACGTACGATGGAAATTATTGAAGAATTAGAACCTGTTCGCCGAGGGATTTATACAGGTTCGATCGGATGGATCGGTTATTCTGGAGATACAGAATTGAATATTGTAATTAGAACACTTCTTGCTAAAGATGGAAAAGCGCATGTACAAGCAGGAGCGGGAATTGTAATTGATTCAAATCCGGAAAATGAATATAAAGAGTCGTTAAAAAAGGCGATTGCTTTATGGCGTGCAAAAGAACGTAGCGAAGAAACGGTTAGGTGA
- the pabA gene encoding aminodeoxychorismate/anthranilate synthase component II — MILMIDNYDSFTFNLVQFLGELGQELVVKRNDEVTISDIENMKPDFLMISPGPCSPNEAGISMEVIQYFAGKVPIFGVCLGHQSIAQVFGGEVVRAERLMHGKTSLMHHDGKTIFSDIPNPFTATRYHSLIVKKETLPDCLDVTAWTEEGEIMALRHTTLPIEGVQFHPESIMTSHGKELLQNFIRKYSPSVTVC; from the coding sequence ATGATATTAATGATTGATAATTATGATTCCTTTACATTTAATTTAGTGCAGTTTCTTGGAGAACTTGGACAAGAGCTCGTTGTTAAACGAAACGATGAAGTGACTATTTCGGATATTGAGAATATGAAACCGGACTTTTTAATGATTTCGCCAGGTCCATGTAGTCCGAATGAAGCAGGTATTAGTATGGAGGTTATTCAATACTTTGCCGGAAAGGTTCCGATTTTTGGGGTTTGTCTTGGGCATCAATCTATTGCACAAGTGTTTGGTGGAGAGGTTGTTCGTGCGGAACGATTAATGCACGGAAAAACGTCGCTTATGCATCATGACGGAAAGACGATTTTTTCGGATATTCCTAATCCGTTTACTGCGACGCGCTACCATTCCCTTATCGTTAAGAAAGAGACGTTACCAGATTGCTTAGATGTAACAGCTTGGACAGAAGAAGGGGAAATTATGGCGCTCCGTCATACAACATTACCGATTGAAGGTGTACAGTTCCATCCGGAATCGATTATGACTTCCCATGGGAAAGAGTTGTTGCAGAATTTCATTCGTAAATACAGTCCAAGTGTGACGGTATGTTAA
- the pabC gene encoding aminodeoxychorismate lyase — MLIYVNGEYVEASEARISPYDHGYLYGLGVFETFRIYNGHPFLLDDHYDRLIDALNTLQIKFTMTKDEVLLILKGLLVKNELEHAYVRFNVSAGIDEIGLQTEMYEEPSVIVFIKPLAAPGDVVEKEGVILKQVRNTPEGASRLKSHHYLNNILGKREIGSVVNREGIFLTEAGYVAEGVVSNLFFVKGDILYTPSLKTGILNGITRAFIIKVAEELGIEVKEGFFTKDELLSADEVFVTNSIQEIVPLYYIEGRDFPGKVGMVTKRFMNLYEMQREKLWSRNEL; from the coding sequence ATGTTAATTTACGTAAATGGTGAGTATGTAGAGGCAAGTGAAGCGAGAATTTCTCCGTATGACCATGGTTATTTATATGGTCTTGGAGTTTTTGAGACGTTTCGTATTTATAATGGTCATCCTTTCTTATTGGATGATCATTATGATCGTTTAATAGATGCACTGAATACATTGCAAATTAAATTTACAATGACAAAAGATGAAGTGCTGCTTATTTTGAAGGGTTTACTCGTTAAGAATGAATTAGAGCATGCGTATGTACGTTTTAATGTATCGGCTGGTATAGATGAAATTGGATTGCAAACGGAAATGTATGAAGAACCGTCTGTTATTGTTTTTATAAAACCTTTAGCAGCCCCGGGAGATGTAGTGGAAAAAGAAGGGGTTATTTTAAAGCAAGTGCGAAATACACCAGAGGGTGCGTCTCGCTTAAAGTCTCATCATTATTTAAATAACATTTTAGGAAAACGTGAAATTGGAAGTGTTGTGAATAGGGAAGGTATTTTCCTTACTGAAGCAGGTTATGTTGCAGAGGGTGTTGTTTCGAATCTCTTTTTTGTGAAAGGTGATATTTTGTATACACCTTCGTTAAAAACAGGGATTTTAAATGGTATCACTCGTGCGTTTATTATAAAGGTTGCTGAAGAGCTGGGTATAGAGGTAAAGGAAGGTTTCTTTACAAAAGATGAATTACTTTCAGCTGATGAAGTTTTCGTAACAAATTCAATTCAAGAAATTGTTCCACTTTATTATATAGAGGGACGAGATTTCCCGGGTAAAGTAGGTATGGTTACAAAAAGGTTTATGAATCTTTATGAAATGCAGAGAGAGAAATTGTGGAGTAGAAATGAATTGTGA
- the folP gene encoding dihydropteroate synthase produces MNCEEEMCSLKWEYDLRCGEYTLNLNEKTLIMGILNVTPDSFSDGGSYNEVEAAVRHAKEMRDEGAHIIDIGGESTRPGFAKVSVEEEIKRVVPMIQAVSKEVKLPISIDTYKAEVAKQAIEAGAHIINDVWGAKAEPKIAEVAAHYDVPIILMHNRDNMNYRNLMADMIADLYDSIKIAKDAGVRDENIILDPGIGFAKTPEQNLEAMRNLEQLNVLGYPVLLGTSRKSFIGHVLDLPVEERLEGTGATVCLGIEKGCEFVRVHDVKEMARMAKMMDAMIGKGVK; encoded by the coding sequence ATGAATTGTGAAGAGGAGATGTGTAGTTTGAAGTGGGAATATGATTTGCGCTGCGGCGAATATACATTGAACTTAAATGAAAAAACTTTAATTATGGGGATTTTAAATGTAACGCCAGATTCATTTTCTGATGGTGGGAGTTACAACGAGGTAGAGGCTGCGGTGCGCCATGCGAAAGAAATGCGAGATGAAGGTGCTCATATTATTGATATTGGCGGTGAATCTACTCGCCCGGGTTTTGCTAAAGTATCAGTGGAAGAAGAAATCAAACGAGTTGTTCCAATGATTCAGGCGGTTTCAAAAGAAGTGAAATTGCCTATTTCTATTGATACGTATAAAGCTGAAGTTGCAAAACAAGCAATCGAAGCTGGCGCTCATATTATTAATGACGTTTGGGGAGCGAAGGCGGAACCAAAAATCGCTGAAGTTGCAGCTCATTACGATGTACCTATTATCTTGATGCATAATCGCGATAACATGAATTACCGCAATTTAATGGCTGATATGATTGCCGATTTATATGACAGTATTAAAATTGCTAAAGATGCTGGTGTGCGAGATGAGAATATCATTTTAGACCCAGGCATCGGTTTTGCTAAAACACCCGAACAAAATTTAGAAGCGATGCGTAATTTAGAACAGTTAAACGTACTAGGTTATCCAGTTCTCTTAGGTACTTCTAGAAAGTCCTTTATTGGACATGTGTTAGATTTACCGGTAGAGGAACGTCTTGAGGGAACGGGAGCTACCGTTTGTCTTGGCATTGAAAAGGGTTGTGAGTTTGTTCGTGTTCATGATGTGAAGGAAATGGCACGTATGGCTAAGATGATGGATGCGATGATTGGTAAGGGGGTAAAGTAA
- the folB gene encoding dihydroneopterin aldolase — protein MDKIYVHDMEFYGYHGVFPEENKLGQRFKVDLTVELDLKQAGESDDLEHSVNYGELFELCRKVVEDRTYKLVESIAENIAADILKQYESISRCTIKVIKPDPPIPGHYRAVAVEITRERP, from the coding sequence TTGGATAAAATTTATGTTCATGATATGGAGTTTTACGGTTATCATGGTGTATTCCCAGAGGAAAATAAATTGGGTCAGAGATTTAAAGTGGACTTAACGGTGGAGTTGGATTTGAAACAGGCAGGAGAAAGTGATGACTTAGAGCATTCTGTCAATTATGGAGAGCTTTTCGAGTTATGTAGAAAAGTTGTTGAAGATAGAACGTATAAGCTTGTAGAGAGTATCGCTGAAAATATCGCTGCAGATATATTGAAACAATATGAGAGTATTTCAAGATGTACGATAAAGGTAATTAAACCAGATCCGCCGATACCTGGGCATTATCGTGCTGTAGCAGTGGAAATTACGAGAGAACGACCATGA